One segment of Salvia splendens isolate huo1 chromosome 20, SspV2, whole genome shotgun sequence DNA contains the following:
- the LOC121781039 gene encoding histone H4 has protein sequence MSGRGKGGKGLGKGGAKRHRKVLRDNIQGITKPAIRRLARRGGVKRISGLIYEETRGVLKIFLENVIRDAVTYTEHARRKTVTAMDVVYALKRQGRTLYGFGG, from the coding sequence ATGTCTGGGCGCGGAAAGGGAGGCAAGGGGCTGGGAAAGGGCGGAGCAAAACGACACCGTAAGGTGCTCCGCGACAACATCCAGGGCATCACGAAGCCGGCCATCCGGCGTCTGGCGAGGAGAGGCGGCGTGAAGAGGATCAGCGGCCTCATCTACGAGGAGACGAGAGGAGTTCTCAAGATATTTTTGGAGAACGTTATCAGAGACGCCGTCACATACACTGAGCATGCCAGGAGGAAGACCGTCACCGCCATGGATGTGGTCTACGCTTTGAAGAGGCAGGGACGGACACTCTACGGCTTCGGTGGCTGA
- the LOC121781457 gene encoding uncharacterized protein LOC121781457, translated as MEPFTDPNPEKFSRALGLVFKGPNTNGKIWIFVEKGANFVVEEDSDQMLHGRFLSPRLERHISVSAIYAKCSRTGRYHLWDKLREIAVITDGTPWIVGGDFNTILSPHERVGSDTNRQAEMIDFAETIEDCRLLDPGFDGSDYTWAKNGLMERLDRILVNDAWPQVFEATRVTNLPRVSSDHGPVLARCRCPNRQPGGKAFRFQNMWIRHEGFLDTVRNTWNQPTEAEGLLNLQIKLARTKKMLKLWNKEVFGNIHANLKEMEDKVAEAQS; from the coding sequence atggagccgttTACAGACCCCAACCCGGAGAAATTCTCTAGGGCATTGGGGCTAGTGTTTAAAGGCCCAAATACTaatgggaaaatttggatttttgttgAGAAGGGCGCCAACTTTGTTGTGGAAGAGGACTCGGATCAAATGCTCCACGGCCGTTTCCTCTCTCCTCGCCTTGAAAGACACATTTCAGTCTCGGCTATCTACGCGAAGTGCTCACGGACGGGAAGATACCACCTTTGGGATAAGTTGAGGGAGATTGCGGTCATCACCGACGGAACACCTTGGATCGTCGGCGGGGACTTCAACACTATTCTATCCCCACATGAGAGAGTTGGGAGCGACACCAACCGGCAAGCTGAGATGATTGACTTCGCCGAGACAATTGAGGATTGCAGGCTTCTTGACCCGGGGTTCGACGGATCGGACTACACGTGGGCAAAGAACGGACTTATGGAGAGGCTCGATAGAATTTTGGTGAATGATGCTTGGCCACAGGTTTTCGAGGCAACGAGGGTTACTAACCTCCCACGCGTCTCATCGGATCATGGGCCGGTCTTGGCAAGATGTAGATGTCCTAATCGGCAGCCCGGAGGAAAGGCCTTCcgattccaaaacatgtggatcCGCCATGAGGGCTTCTTGGATACCGTACGCAATACTTGGAACCAGCCTACGGAGGCCGAGGGATTGCTTAATCTTCAAATCAAGCTTGCGCGAACAAAAAAAATGCTCAAACTTTGGAATAAGGAAGTCTTTGGAAATATACATGCCAATCTAAAGGAAATGGAAGATAAGGTGGCTGAGGCCCAAAGTTAG